In one bacterium genomic region, the following are encoded:
- a CDS encoding GAF domain-containing protein: MARRMSSRLAVSVRRWSRRSGRLVGNDIGRIYTCVFGTAIVVASFFFVGHTTFATTALVAGSVSVAIGAMAPWLRSVKWPGGSVDMQAPALQRAKVAKEVSDDLARNDASVSRSETLDATRYLVATLATKGIIEEAKSAYPGFRECEFRFFMFDDDKEKLFAVLRTGQPEGEQRGWRRGEGVTGSAYDTGEYQIATGSATHDGTHNLDENRQRRYANLTEVAAMPVLNAAGATIGVLSVSHTTGRTILATSEGRRAHSTAADALARVLVDLLGWRSDGSPSGIG, encoded by the coding sequence ATGGCGCGACGCATGAGCAGTCGGCTGGCCGTATCGGTTCGTCGCTGGTCGCGTAGGAGCGGGCGGCTGGTCGGCAACGACATCGGCCGCATCTACACCTGTGTTTTCGGCACAGCGATTGTCGTCGCTTCGTTTTTCTTCGTTGGCCACACCACGTTCGCTACGACCGCCCTTGTTGCTGGATCGGTCTCCGTGGCGATAGGTGCGATGGCCCCTTGGTTGAGAAGCGTGAAATGGCCAGGCGGTTCCGTGGACATGCAGGCACCGGCACTCCAGCGAGCGAAGGTAGCCAAGGAGGTGTCAGACGACTTGGCCCGTAATGACGCGTCGGTCAGCCGGTCGGAGACGCTCGACGCCACCCGCTATCTTGTCGCCACGCTCGCCACGAAGGGGATCATCGAGGAGGCGAAGTCCGCCTATCCGGGATTCCGTGAATGCGAGTTTCGGTTCTTCATGTTCGACGACGACAAGGAGAAACTCTTTGCTGTGCTGCGCACAGGCCAACCCGAGGGCGAGCAGCGGGGATGGAGGCGCGGTGAGGGTGTCACCGGTTCGGCCTACGATACGGGCGAGTACCAGATTGCCACAGGCAGCGCGACGCATGATGGGACCCACAACCTTGATGAGAACCGGCAGCGGCGCTACGCGAATCTCACGGAAGTAGCGGCGATGCCTGTGTTGAACGCCGCGGGTGCCACCATCGGCGTCTTGTCGGTGTCTCACACCACTGGTAGGACCATTCTCGCCACGAGTGAGGGCCGTCGAGCACACAGCACGGCCGCGGACGCGCTGGCGCGGGTACTTGTCGATCTGCTCGGATGGCGCAGCGACGGATCGCCCTCGGGAATCGGCTGA